One segment of Thermoanaerobacter kivui DNA contains the following:
- the spoIIIAG gene encoding stage III sporulation protein AG translates to MDFNKLKDKLIKDNKKMIENLTVIFLIGLILLIGASTFSKPRPSNNDSGKELVLEQKREDKTEDYAKRLEIDLKNILSKIEGVGNVDVLITLNSDEEVVAAMDVVESSTTTNEKDSSGGIRETTQTESNNRIVTSQDTTGQSVPIVLKKIMPEIRGVIVVADGAKDPRLRYELSSAVQTALGIPAYKVKVISSK, encoded by the coding sequence GTGGATTTTAATAAACTTAAGGATAAACTCATAAAGGACAACAAAAAGATGATCGAAAACTTGACAGTGATATTTTTAATAGGCTTGATATTGCTGATTGGTGCGAGCACTTTTTCAAAACCTCGCCCTTCGAATAATGATAGTGGCAAAGAATTAGTATTAGAACAAAAAAGAGAAGACAAAACTGAGGACTACGCTAAGCGACTAGAAATAGACCTTAAAAATATATTGTCAAAGATTGAAGGGGTGGGGAATGTCGATGTACTTATAACCCTTAATTCAGACGAAGAAGTAGTGGCAGCGATGGATGTTGTAGAGTCCAGTACTACCACAAATGAAAAAGACAGCAGCGGAGGAATACGAGAGACGACACAGACTGAATCAAACAACAGAATTGTAACTTCTCAAGATACCACCGGACAAAGTGTGCCTATAGTCCTAAAAAAAATAATGCCAGAAATACGAGGAGTGATTGTGGTAGCTGATGGAGCAAAAGACCCAAGGTTAAGATACGAACTTTCTTCGGCAGTACAAACTGCCCTTGGAATTCCAGCTTATAAAGTAAAGGTTATATCGTCAAAATAA
- a CDS encoding SpoIIIAH-like family protein, protein MVYMKKKLVAIVSLILLIAIAFVLNYGYTNKKEQVTKNQYGSNLETVTTTSSTTETKLTDKDKLFTGIFTTYREEREINRSRSIDALKEIVENKNTSQATRDQAQRQIIKLTEITNQEMIIENLIKAKGFQDAVVLIDNGIVNVIVQADKLSEQEVAQIQDIVSRQTGVSLDNIKIMTRLE, encoded by the coding sequence ATGGTGTATATGAAAAAGAAACTTGTGGCAATAGTTTCTCTTATCTTGTTAATCGCTATCGCTTTTGTTTTAAACTATGGGTATACTAACAAAAAAGAACAGGTTACTAAAAATCAATATGGAAGCAATTTAGAGACTGTGACAACTACCAGCTCAACGACTGAAACAAAACTTACAGATAAAGACAAACTTTTTACAGGTATATTTACTACTTATAGAGAAGAAAGAGAGATAAATAGAAGCAGAAGTATTGATGCTTTAAAAGAAATAGTTGAAAATAAAAATACCAGTCAAGCTACCAGAGACCAAGCGCAAAGGCAGATAATCAAACTCACAGAGATAACAAACCAAGAGATGATAATTGAAAACCTCATTAAGGCTAAAGGATTTCAAGATGCTGTTGTTTTGATTGACAACGGTATAGTAAATGTAATAGTGCAAGCTGATAAATTATCAGAACAAGAAGTAGCGCAAATTCAAGACATTGTATCCAGACAGACGGGCGTTTCTTTAGACAATATAAAAATCATGACTAGATTGGAATAG
- a CDS encoding Asp23/Gls24 family envelope stress response protein, translated as MEENINLTEKQELGTIKISEEVVSVIAGLAATEVPGVAGMSGGVVNGISEMLGRKNLGKGVKVEVGEKEAVVDLYLIVDYGVRIPEVAWNVQENVKNSIESMTGLKVVEVNIHVQGVNMDKEVKAEAKKQEN; from the coding sequence ATGGAAGAAAATATTAATTTGACAGAAAAACAAGAATTGGGAACTATAAAGATTTCTGAAGAAGTTGTAAGCGTAATTGCAGGATTGGCGGCAACTGAAGTACCAGGTGTTGCAGGCATGAGCGGGGGAGTTGTAAACGGCATTTCAGAGATGTTGGGAAGAAAAAATTTAGGTAAGGGTGTAAAAGTAGAGGTAGGGGAAAAAGAAGCAGTTGTGGATTTGTACTTAATAGTGGATTATGGTGTAAGAATACCTGAAGTAGCTTGGAACGTTCAGGAAAATGTAAAGAATTCTATAGAAAGCATGACAGGGTTAAAAGTTGTAGAAGTCAATATTCATGTTCAGGGTGTTAATATGGATAAGGAGGTCAAAGCGGAAGCAAAAAAACAAGAAAATTAA
- the amaP gene encoding alkaline shock response membrane anchor protein AmaP, translating to MKLLSRFLLALFTFIVLVFSVLLIALSFGIINMDSITTVIKNLHGNWVYSILGVFLIIASLILLFDGTSKRSAIAGVTLTSKYGDINISYDTIISLAEKQVRKIDGVKSLNIYASKNQDKVQLTMNVTIAPDVIIPEIIQVVQKEIKEYIERNTSIYIENIKVNVVNTNSTVKMRVE from the coding sequence ATGAAGTTGCTAAGCAGATTTTTATTGGCACTTTTTACTTTTATTGTTTTGGTTTTTTCTGTATTATTAATAGCTCTAAGTTTTGGTATAATAAATATGGATTCAATTACCACGGTTATAAAGAATTTGCACGGTAACTGGGTATATTCGATATTAGGGGTATTTCTTATAATTGCAAGTTTAATATTACTATTTGATGGAACAAGCAAGAGAAGTGCGATTGCCGGAGTGACTCTCACAAGTAAGTACGGAGATATAAATATTTCATATGATACAATAATAAGTTTGGCAGAAAAACAGGTGAGGAAAATAGATGGTGTAAAGAGCTTAAATATATATGCCTCTAAAAATCAAGATAAAGTACAATTGACTATGAATGTGACAATTGCTCCTGATGTCATAATTCCAGAAATAATACAAGTAGTGCAAAAGGAGATTAAAGAGTATATAGAAAGAAATACTTCTATATACATAGAAAATATCAAAGTAAATGTGGTCAATACAAATTCTACCGTAAAAATGAGGGTGGAATAG
- a CDS encoding DUF2273 domain-containing protein has product MDIDKFFEVFKENKGKIIGVILGFIVALSILLIGFFKTIFIGICIIGGYYIGKKIDEGENIANLVDSILPPWKRRS; this is encoded by the coding sequence ATGGACATCGACAAATTTTTTGAGGTATTTAAAGAAAATAAAGGTAAAATAATTGGTGTTATATTGGGTTTTATAGTTGCTTTGAGTATCTTGTTAATAGGTTTTTTTAAAACTATATTTATAGGAATTTGTATAATTGGAGGATATTATATTGGTAAAAAAATTGATGAAGGAGAAAACATAGCTAATTTGGTAGATAGTATTTTGCCACCCTGGAAGAGAAGGAGTTGA
- the nusB gene encoding transcription antitermination factor NusB: MNRTEAREWVVKMLYQYDVSRLPVSKIFENFYKDNDPGQQKEYIESTVVEVINHLQEIDKEIEKYSESWAINRMPKIDLAILRCSIYEILYREDIPISVSINEAVEIAKKYSTENSPAFINGLLGAFVRDKGLEEGETNDN; encoded by the coding sequence GTGAACAGAACAGAAGCTCGAGAATGGGTTGTTAAAATGCTGTACCAATACGATGTGTCGCGATTGCCCGTATCTAAAATATTTGAAAATTTTTACAAAGATAATGACCCAGGTCAGCAAAAGGAATACATAGAGAGCACGGTAGTCGAAGTTATCAATCATTTACAAGAAATTGATAAAGAAATAGAAAAATACTCTGAAAGTTGGGCTATTAATAGAATGCCAAAGATAGATTTAGCGATTTTAAGGTGTAGTATTTATGAGATTTTGTACAGAGAGGATATACCAATAAGTGTTTCCATAAATGAGGCAGTTGAAATAGCTAAAAAGTATAGCACTGAAAATTCTCCTGCTTTTATAAACGGGTTGTTGGGGGCATTTGTAAGGGATAAAGGGTTAGAGGAAGGTGAAACAAATGATAATTGA
- the xseA gene encoding exodeoxyribonuclease VII large subunit, whose product MQLKALEVREITEYIKKMMDNDIILRNVRVRGEISNLKYHSTGIYFTLKDEVSSLKCVMFNDYRKLLNFTLEDGMSVMVTGKITVYEKNGTYQLYAQSVQSDGVGALYLAFNKLKEKLQKEGLFDSDKKKPIPKNPKKIAVVTSPTGAVIRDIITISKRRNPTVDILVVPVLVQGSSAADEICQALEILNKRSDVDVIILARGGGSLEEIWPFNEEKVARCIHASKIPVVSAVGHETDFTISDFVSDLRAPTPSAAAEIVVPDIKVYQREIFLLKTKLIALMIGELKRKRKDIEGLKKVLYLNSPIKKSEILRHKIDNLKTSLYKEMLSIYNRKKNEFYILIEKLNSLSPLNVLTRGYTIVLDSQERVISTVKAINPQEEIKIMFKDGEAKAVISEVSSYE is encoded by the coding sequence ATGCAGTTAAAGGCGCTTGAAGTTAGAGAGATTACAGAATACATCAAAAAAATGATGGACAATGACATAATCTTAAGAAACGTCCGTGTAAGAGGAGAAATATCCAATTTAAAGTATCACAGCACTGGAATATATTTTACATTGAAAGATGAAGTTTCTTCTCTAAAATGTGTGATGTTCAATGACTACAGAAAACTTTTAAATTTTACTTTGGAAGATGGAATGTCGGTAATGGTAACAGGCAAAATAACGGTTTATGAAAAAAATGGCACTTATCAGTTATATGCTCAAAGTGTACAATCAGACGGCGTAGGAGCATTGTACCTTGCTTTTAACAAGCTTAAAGAAAAACTTCAAAAGGAAGGGCTTTTTGATTCTGACAAAAAGAAACCCATCCCCAAAAATCCTAAAAAGATTGCTGTTGTGACTTCTCCTACAGGGGCTGTAATACGGGATATAATAACAATTTCAAAAAGGAGAAATCCTACGGTAGATATTTTAGTAGTTCCTGTTTTAGTTCAGGGTAGTTCAGCAGCCGATGAAATATGCCAAGCCCTTGAAATTTTAAACAAAAGAAGTGATGTGGATGTCATCATTTTAGCAAGGGGAGGGGGATCTTTAGAAGAGATTTGGCCTTTTAATGAGGAGAAAGTGGCAAGGTGCATTCATGCCTCTAAAATTCCAGTTGTGTCTGCAGTAGGGCATGAGACCGATTTTACTATTTCTGATTTTGTGTCTGATTTGAGAGCACCCACTCCTTCTGCAGCTGCAGAAATTGTAGTGCCAGATATAAAAGTTTATCAAAGAGAGATATTTTTATTAAAAACAAAACTCATAGCCTTAATGATTGGGGAGTTGAAGCGGAAAAGAAAAGATATTGAAGGGTTAAAAAAAGTTCTTTATCTCAACAGTCCTATTAAGAAGAGTGAAATTTTAAGGCATAAAATTGATAATTTAAAAACTTCTTTATACAAAGAAATGCTTTCTATATATAATCGTAAAAAAAATGAGTTTTACATTCTAATTGAAAAGTTAAATTCCTTAAGCCCTTTGAATGTGCTTACAAGGGGCTATACAATTGTTTTGGACTCCCAGGAAAGAGTTATATCTACTGTGAAGGCTATAAATCCTCAAGAAGAGATAAAAATTATGTTCAAAGATGGTGAAGCTAAAGCGGTCATAAGCGAGGTGAGCAGTTATGAATGA
- the xseB gene encoding exodeoxyribonuclease VII small subunit gives MNEELSFEEEMTRLEEIVTTLEKGNLLLEESFNLFKEGIEISKRLEKRLREVEGKITLLINESEEIDFQEEENDV, from the coding sequence ATGAATGAAGAATTGAGCTTTGAGGAGGAAATGACAAGATTAGAGGAAATTGTTACTACGTTGGAAAAAGGAAATTTATTACTAGAAGAATCTTTTAATCTATTTAAAGAAGGGATTGAAATATCAAAGAGATTGGAAAAGAGATTAAGAGAAGTGGAAGGAAAAATAACACTTCTTATTAACGAAAGCGAAGAAATTGATTTTCAAGAGGAGGAAAATGATGTTTGA
- a CDS encoding polyprenyl synthetase family protein, giving the protein MFEEQLRKKQQLVEEELHRILDIDEKPEIIYEAMRYSVFAGGKRLRPVLCLSSCELLGGDLNKALPVACAIELIHTYSLIHDDLPAMDNDDLRRGKPTNHKVYGEAIAILAGDGLLNLGYEVLVRYALENPQDYERILKATNEIARASGCKGIIGGQVVDILSQNTKISYEELKFMHEHKTGALIEASVCAGAYIAGATEEDIKVLREYANLIGFAFQIKDDILNVIGEEEKLGKKVGSDKEKGKSTFVNIFGLEKSQEMVRELTQNAIRILDRFGKKAQFLKELSNYLIERVN; this is encoded by the coding sequence ATGTTTGAAGAACAACTGAGAAAAAAACAACAGCTTGTTGAAGAGGAATTGCACAGGATATTGGATATAGATGAAAAACCAGAGATAATTTATGAAGCCATGAGATACAGTGTATTTGCAGGTGGAAAGAGGTTAAGACCTGTATTATGTCTTTCCTCTTGTGAGCTTTTAGGAGGAGATTTGAATAAAGCACTTCCTGTAGCCTGTGCCATAGAGCTTATACACACTTATTCGCTTATACACGATGACCTGCCGGCAATGGACAATGATGACTTGAGAAGGGGAAAGCCTACAAACCACAAAGTTTACGGAGAAGCTATTGCAATTCTTGCCGGAGATGGTCTTTTAAATTTAGGTTATGAAGTTTTAGTTAGATACGCGTTAGAAAATCCCCAGGATTATGAAAGAATTTTAAAGGCGACAAATGAGATTGCAAGAGCATCGGGATGCAAAGGAATTATAGGTGGGCAGGTAGTAGATATTTTGTCACAGAATACCAAAATTAGTTATGAAGAATTGAAGTTTATGCATGAACATAAGACAGGGGCATTGATAGAGGCATCTGTTTGTGCAGGTGCTTACATTGCTGGCGCTACAGAAGAGGATATTAAAGTATTGAGAGAGTATGCAAATTTGATAGGTTTTGCCTTTCAAATAAAAGACGACATATTAAATGTTATAGGAGAAGAAGAAAAACTAGGGAAGAAGGTAGGTAGCGATAAAGAAAAAGGCAAATCGACTTTTGTGAATATCTTTGGCTTAGAGAAATCTCAAGAGATGGTAAGGGAGCTTACCCAAAATGCTATAAGGATTTTAGATAGATTTGGCAAAAAAGCGCAGTTTCTGAAAGAATTGTCTAATTATTTAATAGAGAGAGTAAACTAA
- the dxs gene encoding 1-deoxy-D-xylulose-5-phosphate synthase, giving the protein MLEQINSPYDLKKIDKKDFPLLCEEIRQFLIEKVSKTGGHLASNLGIVELTVALHYVFNSPVDKIIWDVGHQCYVHKIITGRKDQFDTLRKFNGLSGYTKRTESVHDIFGAGHSSTSISAALGIARARDLNNEKYFVVAVIGDGALTGGMAFEALNDAGRSKTDLIVVLNHNEMSISENVGSVSLYLSKLRTDPGYNKLKQEIDNLLNIIPPIGKNLHRYIEKIKDSVKQLVVPGMFFEEMGFTYLGPIDGHDTEMLIEVLERAKKMKGPILVHVITKKGKGYKFAEKKPDKFHSAAPFDIETGKFVSEGQATYSDVFGKTLTEMALRDKKIVAITAAMPEGTGLIHFAKLIPERFFDVGIAEQHATTFAAGMAVQGYKPYFAVYSTFLQRAYDQLIHDVCIQKLPVVFAIDRAGIVGEDGETHQGVFDLSFLRAVPNISIMSPKDANELVEMVKLSRNLDFPVAIRYPRGKAGSFDVNRECNIEFGKAEVINSGEEIAIFALGRMVAKAVETRKILADFNLNPFIVNLRFVKPLDEELILDISSKVKLVVTIEDNVVAGGVGSAILELLNSKGIYKPVLRLGFPDKFIEHGDVENLFKKYGLDANSVANTILQKYKEMM; this is encoded by the coding sequence ATGTTAGAACAAATTAACAGCCCTTATGATTTAAAAAAAATTGACAAAAAGGACTTTCCACTGCTTTGTGAAGAAATACGCCAGTTTTTAATAGAAAAGGTGTCTAAAACAGGTGGGCATTTAGCTTCAAACCTTGGAATTGTTGAACTTACAGTTGCACTTCACTATGTTTTTAATTCACCTGTTGACAAAATAATTTGGGATGTTGGGCATCAATGTTATGTACATAAAATAATTACAGGTAGGAAAGACCAGTTTGATACTTTAAGGAAATTCAATGGCCTTTCTGGTTATACTAAAAGAACGGAAAGTGTGCATGATATATTTGGAGCAGGTCACAGTAGCACCTCTATATCTGCGGCATTGGGAATAGCAAGGGCTAGAGATTTAAACAATGAAAAATACTTTGTGGTGGCAGTAATTGGTGATGGAGCGTTAACAGGTGGTATGGCATTTGAAGCCTTAAATGATGCAGGTAGGTCTAAAACCGATTTGATTGTAGTTTTAAATCACAATGAGATGTCTATCTCCGAAAATGTCGGCAGTGTATCTTTATATTTGAGTAAACTCAGAACTGACCCGGGATATAATAAATTGAAGCAAGAAATTGACAATTTATTAAATATAATACCTCCAATTGGAAAGAACTTGCACAGGTATATTGAAAAAATTAAAGATTCTGTAAAACAATTGGTAGTGCCGGGAATGTTTTTTGAAGAAATGGGATTTACGTATTTGGGACCTATTGACGGACATGATACTGAAATGCTCATAGAAGTTTTAGAAAGAGCGAAGAAAATGAAAGGTCCTATTTTAGTGCATGTCATCACAAAAAAAGGCAAAGGTTATAAATTTGCAGAAAAAAAACCTGATAAGTTTCATTCGGCGGCTCCTTTTGATATAGAAACAGGCAAATTTGTCAGTGAAGGCCAAGCTACATATTCTGATGTATTCGGAAAGACGCTTACTGAAATGGCTTTAAGAGATAAAAAAATCGTCGCCATAACTGCTGCAATGCCAGAAGGAACAGGGCTTATTCATTTTGCAAAATTGATTCCTGAGAGATTTTTTGATGTGGGAATAGCCGAACAACATGCTACGACTTTTGCGGCAGGAATGGCAGTACAAGGATATAAGCCGTATTTTGCAGTATATTCTACGTTTTTGCAAAGAGCTTACGACCAGCTTATACACGATGTATGTATACAAAAATTACCTGTTGTTTTTGCAATTGACAGAGCGGGAATTGTAGGAGAAGACGGAGAAACTCACCAAGGAGTCTTTGATTTGTCTTTTTTGAGAGCTGTACCCAATATCTCAATTATGTCTCCTAAAGATGCAAATGAATTGGTTGAAATGGTTAAGCTCTCGCGAAATCTCGATTTTCCCGTTGCAATAAGGTATCCACGAGGAAAAGCGGGTAGCTTTGATGTAAATAGAGAGTGTAATATAGAGTTCGGAAAAGCCGAAGTGATAAACAGCGGAGAAGAAATTGCAATTTTTGCTTTAGGCAGAATGGTAGCAAAAGCTGTAGAAACGCGAAAGATTCTTGCTGATTTTAATTTGAATCCATTTATTGTTAATTTGAGATTTGTAAAACCTTTGGATGAAGAATTGATTTTGGACATTTCAAGTAAAGTCAAATTAGTTGTCACAATAGAAGACAATGTAGTAGCTGGTGGCGTTGGAAGCGCTATCTTGGAACTTTTAAACTCTAAAGGAATATATAAACCTGTTTTGCGTTTAGGCTTTCCTGATAAATTTATAGAGCACGGAGATGTAGAGAACCTATTTAAAAAATACGGTTTAGACGCCAATTCAGTTGCCAATACTATATTACAAAAGTATAAGGAAATGATGTGA
- a CDS encoding TlyA family RNA methyltransferase codes for MAAQKERLDVLLVQKGFFASREKAKASIMAGEVYVEGKRVEKAGEFVKIDSQIEIRGKALPYVSRGGLKLQKAIETFKIDVKGKVALDIGASTGGFTDCLLKNGASKVYAVDVGYGQLDWALRNDSRVVNMEKTNIRYLETLPEMVDIITIDVSFISLELVIPSADRFLKPKGDLIALIKPQFEAGREKVGKKGVVKDQNVHKEVIEKIIFVLKNHSYSIMGLTYSPIKGAEGNIEYLILGIKEVDDSKDIDIAKIVEEAFESLNK; via the coding sequence ATGGCTGCACAAAAAGAAAGACTCGACGTTTTGCTTGTTCAAAAAGGTTTCTTCGCTTCAAGAGAAAAAGCGAAAGCTTCTATTATGGCAGGAGAAGTGTATGTTGAAGGCAAAAGGGTTGAAAAAGCCGGAGAATTTGTTAAAATAGATTCGCAAATTGAAATAAGAGGGAAAGCTTTACCTTATGTAAGTAGAGGTGGATTAAAACTCCAAAAGGCAATAGAAACTTTTAAGATTGATGTAAAAGGAAAAGTTGCTTTAGATATTGGTGCTTCTACAGGCGGTTTTACTGATTGCCTTTTAAAAAATGGAGCTTCAAAGGTATATGCTGTAGATGTGGGATATGGACAGCTGGACTGGGCACTTAGAAATGATTCAAGAGTTGTAAACATGGAAAAGACGAACATAAGGTATTTAGAGACTTTGCCTGAAATGGTGGATATAATCACCATAGATGTTTCTTTTATTTCTCTTGAATTGGTAATACCTTCTGCGGATAGGTTTTTAAAACCCAAAGGAGATTTAATAGCTCTTATAAAACCCCAATTTGAAGCAGGAAGAGAAAAGGTTGGCAAAAAAGGTGTTGTAAAAGACCAAAACGTTCATAAAGAGGTAATTGAAAAGATTATTTTTGTGCTAAAAAACCATTCCTACTCTATAATGGGGCTTACTTATTCTCCCATTAAAGGTGCTGAAGGAAATATAGAGTATTTAATTCTTGGAATAAAAGAAGTCGATGACAGTAAAGACATCGACATTGCAAAAATTGTGGAAGAAGCTTTTGAAAGTTTGAATAAATAA
- a CDS encoding NAD(+)/NADH kinase has protein sequence MKKVGVIPNINKDKDLETTKSVVEWLLDHDTEPYLNEIIASKIGYNEYGRISTDIYSKCDFIIVLGGDGTILNVARLCAPFGTPIFAVNLGHLGFLTEVDINDIFPSLEKLYRGEYTVEKRMMLEANVVKNDMEIINFRALNDIVVTRGAFSRMARLKAYVNDNYVDTYLSDGVIVASPTGSTAYSLSAGGPIVYPTVELLIITPICPHTLYSRSIIVSAKDIVKLEIDEENQGLMITTDGQQGYKLNYRDVIYIKKSNEYTNLIKVKNTNFFDLLRDKLTER, from the coding sequence ATGAAAAAAGTCGGAGTGATCCCAAATATAAACAAAGACAAAGATTTAGAGACAACAAAATCGGTAGTGGAATGGCTTCTTGACCATGATACCGAACCATACCTTAATGAGATTATTGCTTCCAAAATAGGATATAATGAATATGGCAGAATATCTACAGACATATACAGCAAATGCGATTTTATAATCGTTTTAGGTGGGGATGGCACTATTTTAAATGTAGCAAGGCTTTGTGCTCCATTTGGAACCCCTATTTTTGCTGTCAATTTAGGACATCTCGGGTTTCTTACAGAAGTAGATATTAATGATATCTTTCCTTCATTAGAAAAATTATACAGAGGAGAATATACTGTAGAAAAAAGGATGATGTTAGAAGCAAATGTTGTCAAAAACGATATGGAAATAATCAATTTTAGGGCCTTAAACGACATCGTGGTGACCAGGGGAGCTTTTTCGCGAATGGCTCGTTTAAAGGCTTATGTCAACGACAATTATGTAGATACTTATTTGTCAGATGGAGTGATCGTCGCAAGCCCTACTGGCTCAACTGCTTATTCTCTTTCCGCAGGAGGGCCTATTGTATACCCTACAGTAGAACTTTTGATAATAACACCTATTTGTCCTCACACCCTTTATTCGAGGTCTATTATTGTATCAGCGAAAGATATTGTAAAATTGGAAATAGATGAGGAAAATCAAGGCTTGATGATAACTACTGACGGACAACAAGGATATAAGCTAAACTATAGAGATGTCATCTATATTAAAAAAAGCAATGAATACACTAACCTTATAAAAGTTAAAAATACTAATTTTTTTGATTTGCTGCGAGACAAGCTAACAGAAAGATAA
- a CDS encoding arginine repressor, translating to MMKIARHAKILEIISEKEIETQEELAAELQKQGIDVTQATVSRDIKELRLIKVLTEDGKRYKYAPMGKVDSHISDRLMTLLSESIVNVDYAGNIIAIKTLSGTAPAAAEAIDTLNWKDIVGTLAGDNTIFVLVRSEQAVGELVEKFKKLIK from the coding sequence ATGATGAAAATAGCGAGACATGCTAAAATTCTCGAAATAATTTCTGAAAAGGAGATCGAAACGCAGGAAGAACTAGCTGCAGAACTTCAAAAACAGGGTATTGATGTGACACAGGCAACCGTTTCAAGAGACATAAAAGAATTGCGATTAATTAAAGTTTTAACAGAGGATGGAAAAAGATACAAGTACGCCCCTATGGGAAAAGTAGATAGCCATATCTCTGACAGGCTTATGACTTTGTTGTCAGAATCTATAGTAAACGTGGATTATGCTGGAAATATCATAGCTATAAAAACGTTATCAGGCACAGCTCCCGCAGCAGCAGAGGCGATTGATACATTAAATTGGAAAGATATTGTAGGTACTTTGGCAGGAGATAATACTATCTTTGTTTTAGTGCGAAGTGAACAAGCTGTTGGGGAATTAGTAGAGAAGTTTAAGAAATTGATTAAATAA